One genomic window of Manihot esculenta cultivar AM560-2 chromosome 16, M.esculenta_v8, whole genome shotgun sequence includes the following:
- the LOC110604012 gene encoding 3beta-hydroxysteroid-dehydrogenase/decarboxylase isoform X1 produces the protein MSGEERWCVVTGGRGFAARHLVEMLIRYDMFLVRIADLDPAIQLSAEEESGALGEALKSGRAKYVSADLRDKAQVLKAIEGAEVVFHTAAPNSSVNNFQLHYSVNVRGTKNVIDACVELKVKRLIYTSSASVVFDGTHGIFNGDESLPYPDKPLDSYTATKSEGEAAIIKANGANGLRTCSLRPSSIFGPGDRLFVPSLVAAARAGKSKFIIGDGNNIYDFTYVENVAHAHICAERALASGGEVAEKAAGQAYFITNMEPIKFWEFTSLVLGGLGYERPRIKIPAFAMMPLAHVVERTYELLGPYGMKVPQLIPSRIQLLSCSRSFSCSKAKERLGYTPIVSLEEGLKRTLESFSHLRAGNQPKREGPSKAHRYLGSGRVADTLLWKDKRQTLMTLLILIAIYYNFVASQSTIITALSKLLLVVSIFLFVHGNLPERIFGYTIEKIPMSYFHLSEDKSHQVALSVASSWNASVNVLRSLCKGNDWMLFLKVVLLLLILSFVGAITFQSLFIIGLPVAFVAFSIYEKHEQAIDSKIFDAVSFGCKLKSNISKKVLGAKKND, from the exons ATGTCGGGAGAAGAGAGGTGGTGCGTAGTCACTGGAGGTAGGGGTTTCGCAGCAAGGCATTTGGTGGAAATGCTGATCCGATACGACATGTTTTTAGTTCGAATTGCTGATTTGGATCCCGCCATTCAACTAAGTGCGGAAGAAGAGAGTGGAGCCCTTGGTGAAGCCTTGAAATCTGGTCGCGCTAAATATGTGTCTGCGGATCTCCGCGATAAGGCTCAAGTTCTCAAAG CTATTGAGGGAGCTGAGGTTGTGTTCCACACGGCGGCCCCTAATTCTTCAGTTAATAACTTCCAGCTCCACTATTCCGTCAACGTTCGAG GGACAAAGAATGTCATTGATGCTTGTGTTGAGCTAAAAGTGAAGAGGCTTATCTACACTAGCTCGGCTAGTGTGGTTTTTGATGGGACTCATGGGATTTTTAACGGAGATGAATCCTTGCCTTATCCAGATAAG CCACTTGATTCATATACAGCAACTAAATCTGAAGGTGAGGCCGCAATAATTAAGGCAAATGGTGCTAATGGGCTTCGAACGTGTAGCTTACGTCCTAGCAGCATATTTGGCCCTGGAGATAGGTTGTTTGTTCCATCTTTGGTTGCTGCAGCAAGGGCTGGGAAATCCAAG TTCATAATAGGTGATGGCAATAACATTTATGATTTCACATATGTCGAAAATGTGGCACATGCACATATATGTGCTGAAAGAGCTCTAGCATCAGGAGGAGAGGTTGCAGAGAAAGCTGCTGGGCAG GCTTATTTTATAACTAACATGGAGCCCATTAAGTTCTGGGAGTTTACATCACTTGTGCTGGGAGGTCTTGGCTACGAGAG GCCAAGGATAAAGATCCCTGCTTTTGCTATGATGCCATTAGCACATGTAGTGGAGCGGACATATGAGCTATTGGGCCCATATGGGATGAAGGTCCCACAGTTGATACCTTCAAGAATTCAACTGCTTTCTTGTAGCAGATCATTTAGTTGTTCAAAAGCAAAGGAACGACTTGGCTACACGCCCATCGTATCACTTGAG GAAGGTTTGAAAAGGACTTTAGAGTCGTTTTCACACTTGAGGGCCGGAAATCAACCAAAAAGAGAAGGGCCATCTAAGGCTCACAGATATCTTGGAAGTGGAAGGG TTGCTGACACACTACTTTGGAAGGATAAAAGGCAGACACTGATGACCTTGTTAATTCTCATTGCAATTTACTACAACTTTGTTGCATCTCAGTCTACCATCATTACTGCACTCTCAAAGCTTTTGTTGGTTGTATCAATCTTCCTGTTTGTCCATGGAAATTTGCCAGAGAGAAT ATTTGGATATACAATTGAAAAAATCCCCATGTCATATTTTCACTTGTCAGAAGATAAGTCTCACCAAGTTGCTCTCTCAGTGGCTTCATCATGGAATGCTTCTGTTAATGTCTTAAGATCTCTTTGCAAGGGGAATGACTGGATGCTGTTCCTCAAG GTTGTTCTGTTGCTCCTGATTCTTAGCTTCGTTGGAGCCATTACATTTCAGAGTTTATTTATTATAG GACTTCCTGTTGCTTTTGTGGCATTTTCTATTTACGAGAAACACGAACAAGCAATTGATTCTAAGATTTTTGATGCTGTATCTTTTGGGTGCAAACTGAAATCTAATATATCAAAAAAGGTTCTTGGAGCTAAAAAGAATGACTGA
- the LOC110604012 gene encoding 3beta-hydroxysteroid-dehydrogenase/decarboxylase isoform X2, whose translation MSGEERWCVVTGGRGFAARHLVEMLIRYDMFLVRIADLDPAIQLSAEEESGALGEALKSGRAKYVSADLRDKAQVLKAIEGAEVVFHTAAPNSSVNNFQLHYSVNVRGTKNVIDACVELKVKRLIYTSSASVVFDGTHGIFNGDESLPYPDKPLDSYTATKSEGEAAIIKANGANGLRTCSLRPSSIFGPGDRLFVPSLVAAARAGKSKFIIGDGNNIYDFTYVENVAHAHICAERALASGGEVAEKAAGQAYFITNMEPIKFWEFTSLVLGGLGYERPRIKIPAFAMMPLAHVVERTYELLGPYGMKVPQLIPSRIQLLSCSRSFSCSKAKERLGYTPIVSLEEGLKRTLESFSHLRAGNQPKREGPSKAHRYLGSGRVADTLLWKDKRQTLMTLLILIAIYYNFVASQSTIITALSKLLLVVSIFLFVHGNLPERIFGYTIEKIPMSYFHLSEDKSHQVALSVASSWNASVNVLRSLCKGNDWMLFLKVVLLLLILSFVGAITFQSLFIIDYKELMVRS comes from the exons ATGTCGGGAGAAGAGAGGTGGTGCGTAGTCACTGGAGGTAGGGGTTTCGCAGCAAGGCATTTGGTGGAAATGCTGATCCGATACGACATGTTTTTAGTTCGAATTGCTGATTTGGATCCCGCCATTCAACTAAGTGCGGAAGAAGAGAGTGGAGCCCTTGGTGAAGCCTTGAAATCTGGTCGCGCTAAATATGTGTCTGCGGATCTCCGCGATAAGGCTCAAGTTCTCAAAG CTATTGAGGGAGCTGAGGTTGTGTTCCACACGGCGGCCCCTAATTCTTCAGTTAATAACTTCCAGCTCCACTATTCCGTCAACGTTCGAG GGACAAAGAATGTCATTGATGCTTGTGTTGAGCTAAAAGTGAAGAGGCTTATCTACACTAGCTCGGCTAGTGTGGTTTTTGATGGGACTCATGGGATTTTTAACGGAGATGAATCCTTGCCTTATCCAGATAAG CCACTTGATTCATATACAGCAACTAAATCTGAAGGTGAGGCCGCAATAATTAAGGCAAATGGTGCTAATGGGCTTCGAACGTGTAGCTTACGTCCTAGCAGCATATTTGGCCCTGGAGATAGGTTGTTTGTTCCATCTTTGGTTGCTGCAGCAAGGGCTGGGAAATCCAAG TTCATAATAGGTGATGGCAATAACATTTATGATTTCACATATGTCGAAAATGTGGCACATGCACATATATGTGCTGAAAGAGCTCTAGCATCAGGAGGAGAGGTTGCAGAGAAAGCTGCTGGGCAG GCTTATTTTATAACTAACATGGAGCCCATTAAGTTCTGGGAGTTTACATCACTTGTGCTGGGAGGTCTTGGCTACGAGAG GCCAAGGATAAAGATCCCTGCTTTTGCTATGATGCCATTAGCACATGTAGTGGAGCGGACATATGAGCTATTGGGCCCATATGGGATGAAGGTCCCACAGTTGATACCTTCAAGAATTCAACTGCTTTCTTGTAGCAGATCATTTAGTTGTTCAAAAGCAAAGGAACGACTTGGCTACACGCCCATCGTATCACTTGAG GAAGGTTTGAAAAGGACTTTAGAGTCGTTTTCACACTTGAGGGCCGGAAATCAACCAAAAAGAGAAGGGCCATCTAAGGCTCACAGATATCTTGGAAGTGGAAGGG TTGCTGACACACTACTTTGGAAGGATAAAAGGCAGACACTGATGACCTTGTTAATTCTCATTGCAATTTACTACAACTTTGTTGCATCTCAGTCTACCATCATTACTGCACTCTCAAAGCTTTTGTTGGTTGTATCAATCTTCCTGTTTGTCCATGGAAATTTGCCAGAGAGAAT ATTTGGATATACAATTGAAAAAATCCCCATGTCATATTTTCACTTGTCAGAAGATAAGTCTCACCAAGTTGCTCTCTCAGTGGCTTCATCATGGAATGCTTCTGTTAATGTCTTAAGATCTCTTTGCAAGGGGAATGACTGGATGCTGTTCCTCAAG GTTGTTCTGTTGCTCCTGATTCTTAGCTTCGTTGGAGCCATTACATTTCAGAGTTTATTTATTATAG ATTATAAAGAGCTGATGGTTCGTAGTTAA
- the LOC110604012 gene encoding 3beta-hydroxysteroid-dehydrogenase/decarboxylase isoform X3 translates to MSGEERWCVVTGGRGFAARHLVEMLIRYDMFLVRIADLDPAIQLSAEEESGALGEALKSGRAKYVSADLRDKAQVLKAIEGAEVVFHTAAPNSSVNNFQLHYSVNVRGTKNVIDACVELKVKRLIYTSSASVVFDGTHGIFNGDESLPYPDKPLDSYTATKSEGEAAIIKANGANGLRTCSLRPSSIFGPGDRLFVPSLVAAARAGKSKFIIGDGNNIYDFTYVENVAHAHICAERALASGGEVAEKAAGQAYFITNMEPIKFWEFTSLVLGGLGYERPRIKIPAFAMMPLAHVVERTYELLGPYGMKVPQLIPSRIQLLSCSRSFSCSKAKERLGYTPIVSLEEGLKRTLESFSHLRAGNQPKREGPSKAHRYLGSGRVADTLLWKDKRQTLMTLLILIAIYYNFVASQSTIITALSKLLLVVSIFLFVHGNLPERIFGYTIEKIPMSYFHLSEDKSHQVALSVASSWNASVNVLRSLCKGNDWMLFLKVLILHFDVFSFFFSHFSFSFAVV, encoded by the exons ATGTCGGGAGAAGAGAGGTGGTGCGTAGTCACTGGAGGTAGGGGTTTCGCAGCAAGGCATTTGGTGGAAATGCTGATCCGATACGACATGTTTTTAGTTCGAATTGCTGATTTGGATCCCGCCATTCAACTAAGTGCGGAAGAAGAGAGTGGAGCCCTTGGTGAAGCCTTGAAATCTGGTCGCGCTAAATATGTGTCTGCGGATCTCCGCGATAAGGCTCAAGTTCTCAAAG CTATTGAGGGAGCTGAGGTTGTGTTCCACACGGCGGCCCCTAATTCTTCAGTTAATAACTTCCAGCTCCACTATTCCGTCAACGTTCGAG GGACAAAGAATGTCATTGATGCTTGTGTTGAGCTAAAAGTGAAGAGGCTTATCTACACTAGCTCGGCTAGTGTGGTTTTTGATGGGACTCATGGGATTTTTAACGGAGATGAATCCTTGCCTTATCCAGATAAG CCACTTGATTCATATACAGCAACTAAATCTGAAGGTGAGGCCGCAATAATTAAGGCAAATGGTGCTAATGGGCTTCGAACGTGTAGCTTACGTCCTAGCAGCATATTTGGCCCTGGAGATAGGTTGTTTGTTCCATCTTTGGTTGCTGCAGCAAGGGCTGGGAAATCCAAG TTCATAATAGGTGATGGCAATAACATTTATGATTTCACATATGTCGAAAATGTGGCACATGCACATATATGTGCTGAAAGAGCTCTAGCATCAGGAGGAGAGGTTGCAGAGAAAGCTGCTGGGCAG GCTTATTTTATAACTAACATGGAGCCCATTAAGTTCTGGGAGTTTACATCACTTGTGCTGGGAGGTCTTGGCTACGAGAG GCCAAGGATAAAGATCCCTGCTTTTGCTATGATGCCATTAGCACATGTAGTGGAGCGGACATATGAGCTATTGGGCCCATATGGGATGAAGGTCCCACAGTTGATACCTTCAAGAATTCAACTGCTTTCTTGTAGCAGATCATTTAGTTGTTCAAAAGCAAAGGAACGACTTGGCTACACGCCCATCGTATCACTTGAG GAAGGTTTGAAAAGGACTTTAGAGTCGTTTTCACACTTGAGGGCCGGAAATCAACCAAAAAGAGAAGGGCCATCTAAGGCTCACAGATATCTTGGAAGTGGAAGGG TTGCTGACACACTACTTTGGAAGGATAAAAGGCAGACACTGATGACCTTGTTAATTCTCATTGCAATTTACTACAACTTTGTTGCATCTCAGTCTACCATCATTACTGCACTCTCAAAGCTTTTGTTGGTTGTATCAATCTTCCTGTTTGTCCATGGAAATTTGCCAGAGAGAAT ATTTGGATATACAATTGAAAAAATCCCCATGTCATATTTTCACTTGTCAGAAGATAAGTCTCACCAAGTTGCTCTCTCAGTGGCTTCATCATGGAATGCTTCTGTTAATGTCTTAAGATCTCTTTGCAAGGGGAATGACTGGATGCTGTTCCTCAAGGTGCTTATCCTCCACTTTGatgttttcagttttttcttctctcatttttctttttcgttTGCTGTAGTATAG